A genomic segment from Falsibacillus pallidus encodes:
- a CDS encoding spore coat protein, whose amino-acid sequence MPNNIEERGLTEREMLQLCLELEKARCHSITDILTECANEELCSVYRQSLDNAFDIHRELFNILNQKGWYKVLPAHVAQIEEVQNMMRDNLNPDHE is encoded by the coding sequence ATGCCCAATAATATAGAAGAAAGAGGATTGACCGAACGGGAGATGCTTCAATTGTGCCTGGAGCTTGAAAAGGCGCGCTGCCACAGCATCACCGATATCTTGACAGAGTGTGCGAATGAAGAACTTTGCAGCGTGTACAGGCAAAGCCTGGATAATGCATTCGATATCCATCGTGAATTGTTTAATATCCTTAATCAAAAAGGCTGGTATAAGGTATTGCCTGCCCATGTGGCACAAATAGAAGAAGTACAAAACATGATGCGGGATAATCTGAATCCGGACCATGAATGA
- the selD gene encoding selenide, water dikinase SelD translates to MTSKHAVKLTSLSSKGGCGCKIGPADLAQVLRSLPAAVPNPNVLVGLDTSDDAGVYKLTDDLAIVQTLDFFTPIVDDPYSFGQVAAANAISDIYAMGGKPLTALNIVAFPIASLDKEILADILRGAGDKLKEAGASLVGGHSIDDKEPKFGMAVTGTVHPDKIRTNAGAKAGDKLILTKPIGVGILTSAIKNNLLSDEEIERVTKVMTTLNKTAAEIMEPFDVHACTDVTGFGLLGHASEMAKGSSKLLQIDHSKVPVLPRAREIAERGVIPGGTKNNFAHLEGSVTFPEDMDQVDQWILCDAVTSGGLLISVSGAQAEDLHQKLQEAGVEAAIIGEVVKEDKGHITVI, encoded by the coding sequence ATGACAAGTAAACATGCGGTGAAACTGACTTCTTTATCTTCTAAAGGAGGCTGCGGCTGCAAAATCGGACCTGCTGATTTAGCACAGGTGCTACGGTCCTTGCCGGCTGCCGTTCCAAATCCGAATGTCCTGGTTGGACTCGATACTAGTGACGATGCAGGTGTGTACAAGCTGACGGATGATCTGGCGATTGTACAGACGCTTGATTTTTTCACACCGATTGTAGACGATCCTTATTCCTTTGGTCAAGTGGCTGCGGCCAATGCTATCAGCGACATTTATGCGATGGGCGGCAAGCCTTTGACGGCACTGAATATCGTTGCATTTCCGATCGCCTCGTTGGATAAAGAAATACTGGCCGACATCCTCCGCGGAGCAGGGGACAAATTGAAAGAAGCAGGAGCATCACTTGTCGGAGGGCATTCCATTGATGACAAGGAGCCGAAATTCGGAATGGCTGTCACTGGTACCGTGCATCCAGACAAAATCCGTACAAATGCCGGTGCCAAAGCAGGGGATAAGCTGATCCTTACAAAACCAATCGGCGTCGGTATTTTAACGAGCGCCATTAAAAACAATCTTCTAAGCGATGAAGAAATCGAGCGTGTGACGAAAGTGATGACGACACTAAATAAAACGGCTGCAGAAATCATGGAGCCATTTGATGTGCATGCATGTACGGATGTGACTGGCTTCGGACTTTTAGGCCATGCTTCTGAAATGGCAAAGGGAAGCAGCAAACTTCTGCAGATCGACCACTCCAAGGTGCCTGTGCTGCCTCGGGCAAGAGAAATTGCAGAAAGAGGCGTCATCCCTGGAGGAACAAAGAACAACTTTGCTCACCTGGAAGGATCCGTGACATTCCCAGAGGATATGGATCAAGTAGATCAATGGATTCTATGTGATGCTGTGACATCCGGCGGGTTATTAATTTCCGTTTCCGGCGCACAAGCAGAAGACCTTCATCAGAAATTGCAAGAAGCAGGTGTGGAAGCCGCAATAATTGGAGAAGTTGTTAAGGAAGATAAAGGGCATATCACAGTCATATAA